Proteins encoded by one window of Nicotiana tabacum cultivar K326 chromosome 10, ASM71507v2, whole genome shotgun sequence:
- the LOC107825557 gene encoding putative glutathione S-transferase: MAEVKLLGLWYSPYSHRVEWALKFKGVEYEFIEEDLPNKSSLLLQSNPVYKKIPVLIHNGKPISESMIIVEYIDETFEGPSILPKDSYDRAIARFWAKFFEEKGASVGRSFFLKGEEQEKAKEEVFEMLKVLDNELKDKKFFIGDKFGFADIAANAAALWLGVLEEASGVVLATREKFPNFCAWRDEYISCSQNKEYLPPRDELLAHFKARFQAAAAATK; this comes from the exons ATGGCAGAAGTGAAGTTGCTTGGTCTTTGGTATAGCCCTTATAGTCACAGAGTTGAGTGGGCTCTTAAGTTTAAGGGAGTGGAatatgaatttatagaagaagaTCTACCAAACAAGAGCTCTCTGCTTCTTCAATCCAACCCTGTTTACAAGAAAATCCCTGTTCTCATTCACAATGGAAAGCCCATTTCTGAGTCTATGATCATTGTTGAATACATTGACGAGACATTTGAAGGCCCTTCCATTTTACCTAAAGACTCTTATGACCGTGCTATAGCTCGTTTCTGGGCTAAGTTTTTTGAAGAAAAG GGGGCATCAGTTGGGAGATCTTTCTTTCTAAAAGGAGAGGAGCAAGAGAAAGCTAAAGAGGAAGTTTTTGAGATGCTGAAAGTTCTTGATAATGAGCTCAAGGATAAGAAGTTCTTTATCGGTGACAAATTTGGATTCGCTGATATTGCTGCAAATGCTGCGGCACTTTGGCTGGGAGTTCTTGAAGAAGCATCTGGTGTTGTTTTGGCTACAAGagaaaaatttccaaatttttgtgCGTGGAGAGATGAATACATAAGCTGCAGCCAAAATAAGGAATATCTGCCTCCAAGAGATGAGTTGCTTGCCCATTTTAAAGCTCGCTTTCAAGCTGCAGCTGCAGCTACTAAATGA
- the LOC107825548 gene encoding putative glutathione S-transferase yields the protein MAEVRLLGVSGSSYSRRVEWALKVKGVEYEFIEEDLQNKSPLLLQSNPVFKKIPVLIHNGKPISESMVILEYIDETFDGPSILPEDPYERAIARFWAKFLDGKCLEVVGKALWSKGKKEKQSIQQEAYEMLKIVDNELKDKKFFGGDKIGFVDVAANYIPFWLEIVEEATGVVLVTSEKFPHLCAWRDEYLSCSEVKENLPDRDMMLGFFKAKVQAAAVLNEYLLK from the exons ATGGCAGAAGTTAGGTTGCTTGGTGTTAGTGGCAGCTCTTATAGTCGCAGAGTTGAATGGGCTCTAAAGGTTAAGGGCGTGGAatatgaatttatagaagaagaTCTTCAGAACAAGAGCCCTCTGCTTCTTCAATCCAATCCGGTCTTCAAGAAAATACCAGTGCTAATTCACAATGGAAAACCCATTTCTGAGTCAATGGTCATTCTTGAATACATTGATGAGACATTTGATGGCCCTTCCATTTTGCCAGAAGACCCTTATGAACGAGCTATTGCACGTTTTTGGGCTAAGTTCCTTGATGGAAAG TGTTTGGAAGTAGTGGGAAAAGCATTGTGGAGCAAAGGAAAGAAGGAAAAgcagagcatacaacaagaagctTATGAGATGCTTAAAATTGTTGACAATGAACTTAAGGACAAGAAATTTTTTGGCGGAGACAAAATTGGATTTGTTGATGTAGCTGCAAATTACATACCATTTTGGCTGGAAATTGTTGAAGAAGCAACAGGGGTTGTGCTAGTGACAAGTGAAAAGTTTCCCCATTTGTGTGCTTGGAGAGATGAGTACCTCAGCTGTAGTGAAGTTAAGGAAAACCTTCCTGATAGGGATATGATGCTTGGTTTTTTCAAAGCTAAAGTCCAAGCTGCGGCTGTGCTAAATGAATATCTATTGAAGTGA